In Uranotaenia lowii strain MFRU-FL chromosome 2, ASM2978415v1, whole genome shotgun sequence, one genomic interval encodes:
- the LOC129745313 gene encoding kelch-like protein 18 — protein sequence MDTTSCDLGSEQTSYVLFKQESLFEESFPLMKEIRRQGKLCDVTLKVDNHSFSAHRIVLAATIPYFYAMFTHNMAESRIKEITMKEIEPHALESLINFAYSGVVKIDNQNVQGLMMGASFLQLNNVRDACADFLKNRFHPQNVLGIRHFADTLGCTQLVTSADRYIHQYFSKVAFSDEFLALGYDELIEIVRRDELNVPSEERIFEACLKWVKSDQENRSTYLPNILANIRLPLLSPQYLADNVATEELIRTSHKCRDLLDEARDFHLMPERRALVSACRTRPRCCDYVMGQIYAVGGLTKNGESVSTVEIYDPATKEWRMGEAMSMLRSRVGVAVMDGKLYAFGGFNGTERLSTVEVYDPMVKKWTQGKAMRCKRSAVGVAALDDLVYVCGGYDGVTSLNTVECYSPKTDSWTTVAPMMKYRSAGGVAPLGGFVYALGGHDGLSIFDSVERYDIATNTWTKVRSMLNRRCRLGVATLGGKLYACGGYDGSCFLRSVEVYTPEKDQWQLIAPMNVKRSRVALAANMGKLWAIGGYDGESNLSTVEVYDPKTDTWTFVAPMRHHGGGVGAGVIPNIIK from the exons ATGGATACTACGTCCTGTGACTTAGGCTCTGAACAAACCTCATACGTTCTATTTAAACAGGAAAGTTTATTTGAGGAAAGTTTTCCTCTGATGAAAGAAATCCGCAGGCAGGGAAAACTATGCGATGTTACTCTCAAG GTGGATAATCATTCCTTTTCTGCACATCGTATCGTTCTGGCTGCCACCATTCCCTACTTCTATGCAATGTTCACTCACAATATGGCTGAGAGCCGAATTAAGGAGATTACCATGAAAGAAATAGAACCCCA CGCCTTGGAAAGCTTGATAAATTTTGCGTATAGCGGTGTGGTTAAAATAGATAATCAGAACGTTCAGGGCCTGATGATGGGCGCCTCCTTCCTGCAATTGAATAACGTACGTGATGCGTGTGCAGATTTTCTGAAGAACAG GTTCCACCCTCAAAATGTTTTGGGAATTCGGCACTTTGCCGACACTCTCGGATGTACGCAGTTGGTAACCTCGGCAGATCGTTATATCCATCAGTATTTTTCAAAGGTAGCCTTCTCGGACGAATTTTTGGCATTAGGCTATGATGAGTTGATCGAAATTGTACGCCGTGATGAACTCAATGTTCCCAGCGAAGAACGCATATTTGAAGCGTGCCTGAAATGGGTAAAATCTGACCAGGAAAATAGGTCAACTTATCTTCCGAACATTTTGGCGAACATTCGCTTGCCCTTGTTGTCTCCTCAGTACTTGGCTGACAACGTAGCTACGGAAGAACTGATTCGCACATCTCACAAGTGTAGAGATCTCCTGGACGAGGCTCGTGATTTTCATTTGATGCCAGAAAGACGTGCACTGGTATCAGCTTGCCGAACTAGACCTCGTTGCTGTGATTACGTGATGGGCCAGATCTATGCTGTGGGAGGTCTTACCAAAAACGGTGAATCTGTAAGCACAGTTGAGATTTACGATCCAGCAACGAAGGAATGGAGAATGGGCGAGGCTATGTCAATGCTAAGATCGAGAGTCGGTGTTGCCGTTATGGATGGAAAATTGTATGCGTTTGGTGGCTTTAATGGGACTGAAAG GTTATCCACAGTGGAAGTGTACGATCCCATGGTGAAAAAGTGGACTCAAGGCAAAGCAATGAGGTGCAAACGAAGTGCAGTTGGAGTTGCTGCTCTGGACGATTTAGTCTACGTTTGCGGAGGCTATGATGGGGTAACCAGTTTGAACACG GTCGAATGCTATTCGCCCAAGACCGATTCTTGGACAACAGTTGCACCAATGATGAAATACAGATCTGCAG GCGGAGTTGCTCCTTTAGGAGGGTTCGTTTATGCTCTGG GCGGTCATGATGGTTTATCTATTTTTGATTCGGTGGAGCGTTACGACATCGCAACAAACACTTGGACAAAG GTTCGCTCCATGCTTAACCGTCGATGTCGTTTAGGAGTGGCCACTCTAGGAGGAAAACTGTATGCCTGTGGTG GGTACGATGGCAGCTGTTTTCTCCGTTCCGTTGAGGTTTACACCCCAGAAAAAGATCAGTGGCAATTGATTGCTCCAATGAACGTAAAGAGAAGTCGAGTTGCATTAGCAGCGAATATGG GAAAACTCTGGGCTATTGGTGGATATGACGGAGAATCAAATTTATCAACAGTTGAG GTTTACGATCCAAAGACCGACACTTGGACCTTTGTTGCCCCGATGAGACACCATGGTGGTGGGGTAGGTGCTGGCGTTATTCCAAACATCATCAAATAG
- the LOC129745314 gene encoding uncharacterized protein LOC129745314 isoform X2, whose protein sequence is MEKVDEIRNLVVQYQELQTTIRKTNIRDAVKELCRKKNYLADVKFLENLTPELRETAKSIEKEEMENVPKYSYQDLLALCKSFISSNIFLEEMCKEMAEIAEAERCDYELTLAKLDNTDLEIELLNLNYYLNLFKKSAAKMRKLQGSKN, encoded by the exons atggaaaaagtagatgaaattcgaaatttggTTGTGCAGTATCAAGAATTGCAAACCACTATCCGTAAAACTAACATTAGAGACGCAGTGAAAGAATTATGTCGCAAGAAAAACTATCTAGCTGACGtcaaatttctcgaaaatttaACTCCGGAACTCAGAGAGACTGCAAAAAGTATCGAGAAGGAAGAGATGGAAAATGTACCGAAATATTCATACCAAGATCTGCTGGCGTTATGCAAATCGTTTATTTCTAGCAATATTTTTCTCGAAGAAATGTGCAAAGAAATGGCAGAAATAgctg AAGCTGAACGATGCGATTATGAGTTGACTCTGGCCAAGCTTGATAATACAGATTTGGAGATTGAGTTGTTGAATCTGAactattatttgaatttatttaagaagAGTGCAGCAAAGATGAGAAAACTACAGGGTtcgaaaaattaa
- the LOC129745314 gene encoding uncharacterized protein LOC129745314 isoform X1 — MEKVDEIRNLVVQYQELQTTIRKTNIRDAVKELCRKKNYLADVKFLENLTPELRETAKSIEKEEMENVPKYSYQDLLALCKSFISSNIFLEEMCKEMAEIAEEAERCDYELTLAKLDNTDLEIELLNLNYYLNLFKKSAAKMRKLQGSKN; from the exons atggaaaaagtagatgaaattcgaaatttggTTGTGCAGTATCAAGAATTGCAAACCACTATCCGTAAAACTAACATTAGAGACGCAGTGAAAGAATTATGTCGCAAGAAAAACTATCTAGCTGACGtcaaatttctcgaaaatttaACTCCGGAACTCAGAGAGACTGCAAAAAGTATCGAGAAGGAAGAGATGGAAAATGTACCGAAATATTCATACCAAGATCTGCTGGCGTTATGCAAATCGTTTATTTCTAGCAATATTTTTCTCGAAGAAATGTGCAAAGAAATGGCAGAAATAgctg aAGAAGCTGAACGATGCGATTATGAGTTGACTCTGGCCAAGCTTGATAATACAGATTTGGAGATTGAGTTGTTGAATCTGAactattatttgaatttatttaagaagAGTGCAGCAAAGATGAGAAAACTACAGGGTtcgaaaaattaa
- the LOC129745312 gene encoding probable glutamine--tRNA ligase, with translation MSPVEEQISKLTALGLSEQKAKETLKNLNLSKTLLNALAYVPANHVYAEGEGLLLYQLCTKIKQQSVVYLKFLVDNIVQRKLDTGIRVDAALEYLLVHGTSKTIDLAAFEKACGVGIVVTPEEIDRTVESVISKNKDAIVEQRYRFNIGKLLAETRNLLPWADGKAVKNEVDVQIFDLLGPKTDADLAPPPKGDKKVKEKKVSAPESDLKQKSTSVEAASSDGASSINELMKSVHFHAPGQNHKTDGYVVTNHTNRLLQEHLIRTKGLVRTRFPPEPNGILHIGHAKAININFGYAKSKNGICFLRYDDTNPEKEEEKFFIGIKDMVEWLGYKPYQITHSSDNFQQLYEWAVLLIKKGMAYVCHQKADEMKGFNPEPSKWRDRPIEESLRLFEDMKNGKIDEGAATLRMKITLEEGKVDPVAYRIKFIPHHRTGTEWCIYPTYDYTHCLCDSIEDITHSLCTKEFQSRRSSYYWLCNALEIYCPVQWEYGRLNVNYTVVSKRKIAKLITEGIVEDWDDPRLFTLTALRRRGFPPEAINNFCAQMGVTGAQSSVDPSTLEASVRDVLNVTAPRALVVLEPLKVTLKNFPYTEPFEITVPDFPSEPEKASHSIWLDKVIFIEKSDFSENPEKGYRRLTPNQPVGLRYAGFVIKVVDVVKDANGTIKEIVCNCEHSEATEKPKAFIQWVSNPTEIEVRLYEKLFMHKHPEDTNEVPGGFLNDCNPDSLKIITAYADASVKKGKVYDKYQFERIGYFSIDPETREDHLVFNRTVTLKEDAGKN, from the exons ATGTCTCCTGTAGAAGAACAGATAAGTAAGCTCACCGCCTTGGGATTGAGCGAGCAGAAGGCTAAAGAGaccctgaaaaatttgaacctttctAAAACTTTGCTAAACGCTTTGGCCTACGTCCCCGCGAATCACGTTTACGCCGAGGGAGAAGGTTTACTATTGTACCAACTATGCACGAAGATCAAGCAGCAGTCAGTGgtgtatttgaaatttctggTGGACAATATTGTTCAGAGAAAGTTAGACACTGGAATCCGTGTCGATGCGGCTCTTGAATATTTGCTGGTTCACGGAACCAGTAAAACGATCGATTTGGCTGCTTTTGAGAAAGCTTGTGGCGTTGGAATTGTTGTAACACCAGAAGAAATTGATCGAACCGTCGAAAGTGTTATCTCAAAAAACAAAGATGCAATAGTCGAGCAAAGATATCGTTTCAATATCGGTAAACTATTGGCCGAAACAAGAAACCTTTTACCATGGGCAGACGGTAAAGCAGTAAAAAATGAAGtagatgttcaaatttttgatctacTAGGCCCTAAGACCGATGCCGATTTAGCTCCTCCACCCAAAGGAGACAAAAAGgtgaaagagaaaaaagttagtGCTCCAGAAtctgatttgaaacaaaaaagcacGAGTGTGGAAGCTGCATCGAGTGATGGAGCTAGTTCTATCAACGAGCTTATGAAATCAGTGCACTTTCATGCACCCGGTCAAAATCATAAAACAGATGGATACGTAGTCACGAATCACACCAATCGTTTACTTCAAGAGCATTTGATTAGAACTAAGGGATTGGTACGTACACGTTTTCCTCCGGAACCTAACGGAATTCTTCACATTGGTCATGCAAAGGCCATCAACATCAACTTTGGGTATGCTAAAAGTAAAAATGGAATCTGTTTTCTTCGTTACGACGACACGAATCCAGAGAAGGAAGAGGAAAAGTTCTTCATCGGAATCAAGGACATGGTTGAATGGTTGGGCTATAAGCCTTACCAAATAACACATTCGTCCGATAACTTTCAGCAACTGTACGAGTGGGCagttttgctgattaaaaaagGAATGGCTTATGTTTGTCATCAAAAAGCAGATGAAATGAAAGGTTTCAATCCAGAGCCATCGAAATGGCGCGATCGTCCAATCGAAGAGAGTTTGAGGCTCTTTGAGGacatgaaaaatggaaaaatagacGAAGGAGCTGCTACTTTACGTATGAAAATAACTCTAGAAGAGGGAAAAGTCGATCCGGTCGCTTATCGGATCAAATTCATCCCTCATCATCGAACTGGAACCGAATGGTGTATATATCCGACTTACGACTACACACATTGTCTATGCGACAGTATCGAGGATATAACACACTCGCTTTGCACGAAGGAGTTTCAGTCGAGGCGTTCGTCTTATTACTGGCTTTGCAACGCGCTCGAGATTTACTGCCCTGTCCAATGGGAATACGGACGTCTTAATGTTAACTACACTGTCGTATCTAAGAGAAAAATAGCCAAGTTGATTACTGAAG GTATTGTAGAAGACTGGGATGATCCAAGATTGTTCACGCTCACTGCTTTACGCCGCCGAGGATTTCCACCGGAAGCAATAAACAATTTCTGTGCCCAAATGGGAGTAACTGGAGCGCAATCTTCAGTGGATCCATCGACCCTGGAAGCCTCCGTTCGTGACGTTCTTAATGTCACAGCACCACGTGCATTGGTTGTACTGGAGCCACTCAaagttactttaaaaaatttcccttACACCGAGCCATTTGAGATTACGGTTCCTGATTTCCCAAGCGAACCAGAAAAAGCGTCACACAGCATCTGGTTGGATAAAGTAATATTCATTGAGAAATCCGATTTTTCGGAAAACCCTGAAAAAGGGTATCGTCGTTTGACTCCAAACCAGCCTGTAGGACTAAGATATGCAGGTTTTGTTATCAAGGTAGTTGATGTGGTGAAGGATGCGAATGGAACCATCAAGGAAATAGTGTGCAATTGCGAACATAGTGAAGCAACTGAGAAACCAAAAGCTTTCATTCAGTGGGTTTCGAATCCAACAGAAATCGAAGTTCGGCTGTATGAAAAATTGTTCATGCACAAACACCCCGAGGATACCAACGAAGTCCCAGGAGGATTCTTGAACGACTGTAATCCAGATTCATTGAAGATAATTACTGCATATGCCGACGCCTCCGTGAAGAAAGGCAAAGTATATGATAAGTATCAATTTGAAAGAATTGGTTATTTCTCAATTGACCCAGAAACTCGCGAAGATCATTTAGTGTTCAACCGTACAGTGACTTTGAAAGAAGACGctggtaaaaattaa